From a single Bryobacter aggregatus MPL3 genomic region:
- a CDS encoding NIPSNAP family protein has protein sequence MKKILMVAAGVCGLFGLGYVAGVSAAPKPHIYELRTYTTPDGKLEDLKARFKNHTLRIFEKHGMKNVIYTVPTDAPASQNTLIYLLQHDSKEAAIKNWDAFRNDPEWVKARAESEKNGKIVDKAVGVYLEPVDFSPMK, from the coding sequence ATGAAGAAGATTTTGATGGTGGCTGCAGGAGTTTGCGGCCTGTTTGGATTGGGATACGTTGCCGGGGTAAGCGCTGCGCCCAAGCCTCATATTTATGAGCTCAGGACCTACACCACCCCCGACGGGAAGCTCGAAGATTTGAAGGCGCGTTTCAAAAACCATACACTCCGGATTTTTGAAAAGCATGGAATGAAGAACGTGATCTACACAGTGCCGACCGATGCGCCAGCCTCACAGAACACGTTGATCTACCTGCTGCAGCACGATAGCAAAGAAGCGGCGATCAAGAACTGGGATGCTTTCCGCAACGATCCCGAGTGGGTGAAGGCCCGCGCCGAGAGCGAGAAGAACGGCAAGATCGTAGATAAGGCAGTTGGTGTTTATCTGGAGCCGGTAGACTTCAGTCCAATGAAGTAG
- a CDS encoding alginate lyase family protein, with amino-acid sequence MRFLLPLVFVLSAIAQRTVQVCTPDAACTTVDTSRIGSLRFEDYRVTNSSMNLANLEVRRAHLSQFLQATQNLLCTANPNANAILNAPSLRFNAASADISEVESVGSSGQLIQEVYAQIQLTNLVLSDGFFTPSFNFRLSRNRGASLLTLTFAPAGNSVVELTERYALSVDPNTGRVGFPTALPTNAQLLRLVWSLTANLNKILTHATAYKVPNPTPFGRPLFTPDDLRDFANSVSLSVAAYATPSFPPVLEATCEKSPTNSCLAQDELNTFAEALARQGSEYVATKSATPARVLATNLTTWAKANALSKSTPANTAILLRPISLFWPVLQQDSILAASDRDTINAWLLPLTQSAASQDFSVKILDAITRRDNTAFAESVERYYLVLNTLRADGSIPEQAQRGPCALSATNLAISQMMLTAEAAATQGFDLYSLSVNGRSIHTAIEFLLDAYDNYPLLAKYNNPNASCYLNNAAPLERKVFELQPNAASPAAWVEIYLARFPASALAVRLKAKLGLNGLTNRPLASAAAAANTSCLFLTPQELTPVSLPNFDILSGDNQTGPVNSTLPERLAARVRGNAGNPLPNILLNFAIRSGSGTLETTSALTDPFGVATTRLTLGPRSGTIQVSASALGGAPLVFQATAQGNDPKLSPDGIAGVGGSIPSVRTASPGAILSIYGADFVTAGLGRRVRSEELLDNRLPTNFLGVCVYFDTTPAYMLDVYPNQLNIVVPAITGTSTQVRVAKNCGTANEQRTDAQALAVSTAAPEFFSFQPTSSGNNPVTAVDAITGEFFGPLNLFGGTAKPAKPGDYVTLYLTGLGTTLPAVLPGMLATGAAALQSPVTLKLAGQTITEILYAGFSPGSLIYQINFRVPAGLPANQQPISVTVDGQTTPVGAYLTLALR; translated from the coding sequence ATGCGCTTCCTCCTGCCCCTTGTTTTTGTTCTTTCCGCCATCGCCCAACGTACAGTGCAAGTTTGTACCCCCGATGCCGCTTGCACCACTGTTGATACCTCCCGCATCGGGAGCTTGCGTTTTGAAGACTACCGCGTTACCAACTCGAGTATGAATCTGGCGAATCTCGAGGTGCGGCGCGCTCATCTTAGCCAGTTTTTACAAGCGACACAGAATCTCCTCTGCACTGCGAACCCGAATGCCAATGCCATTCTGAATGCGCCGTCGCTCCGCTTCAACGCAGCCAGCGCCGACATCAGTGAGGTTGAGTCTGTTGGAAGCAGTGGGCAGTTGATCCAGGAAGTCTATGCCCAGATCCAGCTCACCAATCTGGTTCTCTCAGATGGTTTCTTCACCCCGTCTTTCAACTTTCGCCTCTCGCGCAATCGCGGTGCCTCGCTCCTCACACTGACCTTCGCGCCCGCGGGGAATAGCGTGGTGGAATTGACGGAGCGCTATGCGCTGAGTGTCGATCCGAATACCGGGCGTGTCGGTTTTCCTACGGCACTTCCAACCAATGCACAGCTTCTCCGTCTGGTCTGGTCGCTGACAGCCAACCTCAATAAGATCCTCACGCATGCGACGGCTTATAAGGTTCCCAATCCGACGCCCTTCGGCCGCCCGCTCTTCACCCCGGATGACCTGCGCGATTTTGCGAATTCTGTTTCCCTCTCGGTTGCTGCCTATGCCACCCCCAGCTTTCCGCCGGTGCTCGAGGCCACCTGTGAGAAGAGCCCTACCAATTCGTGTCTGGCTCAGGACGAGCTCAATACTTTTGCGGAGGCTCTCGCACGGCAGGGAAGCGAATATGTTGCAACGAAATCCGCAACCCCAGCACGAGTACTGGCAACCAATCTCACCACTTGGGCAAAGGCCAATGCCCTTTCAAAATCCACGCCCGCGAATACGGCGATCCTCCTGCGGCCCATCTCGCTGTTCTGGCCGGTATTGCAACAAGACAGTATTCTTGCCGCGAGCGATCGGGATACGATCAACGCCTGGCTCCTTCCTCTCACGCAGTCAGCGGCAAGCCAGGATTTCTCGGTGAAGATCCTGGATGCCATCACTCGTCGCGACAACACTGCTTTTGCAGAATCTGTCGAGCGCTACTACCTCGTCCTGAATACTCTGCGGGCGGACGGATCGATTCCGGAGCAGGCGCAGCGCGGCCCTTGTGCGCTGAGTGCTACGAATCTCGCTATCAGCCAAATGATGCTCACTGCCGAGGCGGCAGCGACACAGGGCTTTGACCTCTATTCCTTGTCCGTCAACGGGCGCAGCATTCATACGGCGATTGAGTTCCTGCTGGATGCTTACGACAACTACCCGCTTCTTGCGAAGTACAACAATCCGAATGCGAGTTGCTACCTCAATAACGCTGCTCCTCTCGAACGTAAAGTGTTTGAGCTCCAACCGAATGCGGCCAGCCCCGCGGCCTGGGTCGAAATCTATCTCGCTCGCTTTCCGGCCTCTGCACTCGCTGTACGGCTCAAAGCCAAACTCGGTCTCAACGGTCTAACGAATCGTCCGCTCGCCAGCGCCGCTGCTGCCGCCAACACCAGTTGCCTTTTTCTGACGCCGCAGGAACTGACGCCTGTCAGCCTGCCGAATTTTGACATTCTCTCCGGTGACAATCAGACCGGACCAGTGAACTCGACGTTGCCGGAGCGGCTTGCCGCACGAGTACGCGGGAATGCCGGAAATCCTCTCCCGAACATCCTGCTCAATTTCGCAATCCGTTCTGGCTCGGGCACGCTCGAAACCACTTCTGCGTTGACGGACCCGTTTGGGGTTGCCACCACACGTCTGACTCTGGGCCCTCGCTCTGGCACGATCCAGGTGAGTGCGTCGGCTCTGGGGGGCGCGCCGCTGGTGTTTCAAGCGACGGCGCAGGGCAACGACCCGAAGCTCTCTCCGGATGGGATCGCGGGCGTGGGTGGCAGCATCCCCAGCGTGCGAACTGCCTCTCCTGGCGCCATTCTTTCGATCTATGGAGCAGACTTTGTCACGGCCGGGCTTGGCCGGCGGGTGCGGAGTGAGGAACTGCTCGACAATCGGCTGCCGACCAACTTCCTGGGGGTTTGCGTCTATTTCGACACTACACCCGCTTATATGTTGGATGTGTACCCGAACCAGCTGAACATTGTGGTTCCGGCAATCACCGGTACCAGCACCCAGGTTCGAGTGGCAAAGAATTGCGGTACGGCGAATGAGCAGCGCACCGATGCGCAGGCTTTGGCGGTGTCCACCGCCGCGCCCGAGTTCTTTTCCTTCCAACCCACATCGAGCGGCAACAACCCGGTCACCGCTGTTGATGCGATTACGGGCGAGTTCTTTGGTCCGCTCAATCTCTTTGGGGGCACCGCCAAACCGGCGAAGCCGGGCGACTATGTCACGCTTTATCTCACGGGACTCGGCACGACACTTCCCGCTGTATTGCCCGGCATGCTGGCGACCGGAGCTGCGGCGCTGCAGTCGCCGGTGACGCTCAAGCTCGCAGGGCAGACGATCACCGAGATTCTCTATGCCGGATTTTCTCCCGGCTCCTTGATCTACCAGATCAACTTCCGGGTGCCGGCTGGCTTGCCCGCTAATCAGCAGCCCATCTCCGTTACTGTCGATGGGCAGACCACTCCGGTGGGCGCTTATCTCACGCTCGCGTTACGCTAA
- a CDS encoding PSD1 and planctomycete cytochrome C domain-containing protein: MRRIVLALGICSAAFGADFAKDVQPVLMKRCVMCHGAAQQLAGVRFDNGPDALKGGYSGPVIVAGKAEASKLIERVTSTKNGFRMPPMGASLSDAEVESLKSWISEGAVWPAGLTIGKATTRKSNHWAFQPLWKGELPAVKQADWVRNPIDRFVLSKLEKEGIAPSPEASRTVLLRRVTLDLTGLPPTADAMRKFLADTRPDAYERAVDELLSSRQYGERWARQWLDLARYADSDGYEKDLIRPYAWRWRNYVIESFNADKPFDQFTVEQLAGDLLPNATLEQKVATGFHRNTLINREAGVPRAEDRFETLVNRVNTTSTTWLGLTMGCSQCHDHKYDPISQREYYSAMAVFSNSRDTEIDAPLSGELGPWLASRTTYLKKRGEILKSAPVQQWFEKWQEKMRSAVQKPGTDIEWDFSVTSFRVMFDHADETLLMPEEQRSERDQWRLMLYFLSNSRLTLRDDKEGEKKLKEIRDQIAKLEEETPKLTQASVVIPDPKAPAQRMAVRGDWKTPGIEVQPAALAVLPEFKPAGEPERLAYARWLVSDANDLTPRVIVNRYWQEFFGRGIVKTSEDFGTQGDKPSHPELLDHLAREFRANGWSVKKLHRTIVTSATYRQASKARADIAERDPDNAWLSRQSRLRLSAESIRDVALATSGLLSMQVGGPSVRPPQPKGVAELVYGNSGKWVESTGADKYRRGLYIVFQRTAPYPMLTNFDAPDMTVACSRRRSSDTPLQALNLLNDPVFYEAAQALAYRVATEAPAETGAKIDYAVQLALGRKASATELTRLKKYVDEQPKETAWVGLARVLMNLDEFIVRE; encoded by the coding sequence ATGCGTAGGATCGTTTTAGCGCTGGGAATCTGCTCCGCAGCGTTTGGGGCAGATTTTGCCAAGGATGTGCAGCCCGTCCTGATGAAGCGTTGCGTGATGTGCCATGGGGCAGCACAGCAGCTTGCAGGCGTTCGCTTTGACAATGGCCCGGACGCACTCAAGGGCGGCTATTCCGGACCAGTGATCGTAGCCGGCAAAGCCGAAGCCTCCAAGCTGATCGAGCGGGTGACGTCGACAAAGAATGGCTTTCGCATGCCGCCGATGGGCGCAAGCCTCAGCGATGCCGAAGTCGAAAGTCTGAAGTCCTGGATCAGCGAGGGCGCCGTCTGGCCCGCCGGCTTGACGATCGGAAAAGCCACAACACGCAAGAGCAACCATTGGGCCTTCCAGCCGCTGTGGAAGGGCGAGTTACCAGCAGTGAAGCAAGCAGACTGGGTGAGGAATCCAATCGATCGCTTTGTCCTGTCCAAGCTGGAGAAGGAAGGCATCGCGCCATCTCCGGAGGCGAGCAGAACGGTGCTGCTGCGCCGGGTCACTCTCGATTTAACCGGCCTCCCTCCCACAGCGGACGCGATGCGCAAGTTTCTGGCCGACACCAGACCCGACGCCTACGAGCGCGCCGTCGACGAACTCCTGTCCAGCCGCCAGTATGGAGAGCGCTGGGCGCGGCAGTGGCTGGACCTCGCACGCTATGCCGACAGCGACGGTTATGAAAAAGATCTGATTCGTCCCTATGCCTGGCGCTGGCGCAACTATGTCATCGAGAGCTTCAATGCAGACAAGCCCTTCGATCAATTCACCGTCGAACAGTTAGCCGGCGATCTGTTGCCGAATGCCACTCTCGAACAGAAGGTAGCAACGGGATTCCATCGCAACACGCTCATCAATCGCGAAGCCGGGGTGCCCCGGGCAGAGGACCGCTTTGAGACGCTGGTGAATCGCGTCAACACGACCTCGACCACTTGGCTTGGTTTAACGATGGGCTGCTCGCAGTGCCATGACCACAAGTACGATCCCATCTCGCAACGAGAGTATTATTCCGCGATGGCGGTCTTCTCCAACAGCCGCGATACCGAGATCGATGCTCCTCTTTCTGGTGAATTGGGCCCTTGGCTGGCAAGCCGTACCACCTATTTGAAGAAGCGCGGCGAAATCCTGAAGAGCGCCCCCGTCCAACAGTGGTTTGAGAAGTGGCAAGAGAAGATGCGGTCGGCAGTGCAGAAACCCGGTACCGATATTGAATGGGACTTCTCCGTCACGAGCTTCCGTGTGATGTTCGACCACGCCGACGAGACCCTGCTCATGCCCGAAGAGCAGCGCAGTGAGCGAGACCAATGGCGCCTGATGCTCTACTTCCTGAGCAACTCACGACTGACCTTGCGAGACGACAAGGAAGGCGAAAAGAAGTTGAAGGAGATTCGAGACCAGATCGCCAAGCTCGAAGAAGAAACTCCGAAGTTGACACAAGCATCGGTCGTCATTCCAGACCCAAAGGCGCCTGCACAACGGATGGCAGTGCGTGGCGATTGGAAGACTCCCGGCATTGAAGTGCAGCCAGCAGCGCTCGCCGTACTGCCCGAGTTCAAGCCCGCAGGCGAACCGGAGCGTCTTGCTTACGCGCGCTGGTTGGTGAGCGATGCGAATGATCTCACTCCACGCGTGATCGTGAACCGCTACTGGCAGGAATTCTTCGGCCGCGGCATCGTCAAGACCAGTGAAGACTTTGGCACGCAAGGCGACAAGCCTTCGCATCCGGAGTTGCTCGACCACTTGGCGCGAGAGTTTCGGGCCAATGGCTGGAGTGTCAAAAAGCTCCACCGCACCATCGTCACCAGCGCCACCTACCGGCAAGCCTCCAAGGCCCGCGCCGACATCGCCGAGCGTGATCCGGACAATGCCTGGCTCTCGCGGCAATCGCGACTGCGGTTGTCTGCGGAATCGATCCGCGACGTAGCACTCGCAACGAGCGGGCTGTTGAGCATGCAAGTCGGCGGACCCAGCGTACGGCCTCCGCAGCCCAAGGGCGTCGCGGAGCTGGTCTATGGCAATAGCGGCAAGTGGGTGGAGAGCACCGGTGCAGACAAGTATCGCCGAGGCTTGTACATCGTCTTCCAGAGAACTGCGCCCTATCCGATGCTGACGAATTTCGATGCGCCCGACATGACGGTCGCCTGCAGCCGGCGGCGGAGCTCCGACACGCCACTGCAAGCATTGAATCTCTTGAATGATCCGGTCTTTTATGAGGCAGCGCAGGCTCTCGCCTATCGTGTTGCGACGGAAGCTCCGGCAGAGACAGGCGCAAAGATTGACTATGCGGTCCAATTGGCATTGGGACGCAAGGCAAGCGCCACTGAGTTGACGCGATTGAAGAAGTATGTCGACGAGCAGCCGAAGGAAACAGCATGGGTTGGGCTTGCTCGCGTGTTGATGAATTTAGACGAGTTTATTGTTCGGGAGTAG
- a CDS encoding cation:proton antiporter has protein sequence MGIASDFVLIVVAGLFGGLLARLLRLPLLVGYVAAGVIVGPYTAGPTVAQIHDIELLAEIGVALLLFSLGLEISFSDLKPVRRVALIGGPIQVLVTLALAASVGIYFLHIPIPEAVWLGAMISLSSTMVVLKTLAASGRTSTLASRVMIGFLVIQDLAVIPMLIILPQLNDLDNILPKLGTAIGIAAVFLAAVVLIGTRVLPVLLKGILTWGSRELFLVAVVAIGIGVGYATHLVGISFALGAFVAGIILSESEFSHQALTDIIPLRDIFGLIFFVSVGMLFDPAYVAQHIFQILTTVILIFLGKAIIFGVVTRSFGYGNMAPWIVGLGLCQIGEFSFVLARSGLSSGALSKPIYDLALTCTILTMALSPMVSGFAVPLAKAWLDWRKPKSPKNMAVPQESLSGHAIVAGFGRSGRAAAKVLRDANIHVIVVDSDYALLRNINTPGVTVIWGDISSPEILHAAQVDHASILIFTMPNQSAVHLGVERAHRINPNLPLIARASQEIEIDDLLKSGATSIVLPEREGGLEMGRLALERLATSLD, from the coding sequence TTGGGAATTGCATCTGATTTTGTACTCATCGTTGTCGCCGGACTTTTCGGCGGCCTTTTAGCTCGACTGCTCCGCCTGCCCCTCCTCGTCGGCTATGTAGCGGCGGGGGTCATCGTGGGCCCTTATACGGCTGGCCCCACCGTGGCCCAGATTCATGACATCGAACTTCTCGCCGAGATCGGCGTGGCGCTGCTCCTGTTTTCCCTCGGTCTTGAAATCTCCTTCAGCGATCTCAAACCCGTACGGCGGGTGGCTCTGATCGGCGGTCCCATTCAGGTTCTTGTCACCCTGGCTCTGGCTGCTTCCGTTGGGATCTATTTCCTGCACATCCCGATTCCCGAAGCGGTTTGGCTGGGCGCGATGATCTCGCTCTCCAGCACCATGGTGGTACTCAAGACGCTTGCCGCGAGCGGCCGTACCTCCACGCTTGCCAGCCGTGTGATGATTGGCTTCCTGGTGATCCAGGATCTAGCGGTGATCCCGATGCTGATCATCTTGCCCCAGTTGAATGATCTCGACAACATTCTTCCCAAGCTGGGGACTGCGATTGGAATTGCCGCCGTCTTTCTGGCGGCGGTGGTCCTCATTGGAACTCGCGTCTTGCCTGTTCTGCTGAAGGGGATTCTCACCTGGGGCTCAAGGGAGCTTTTCCTGGTGGCCGTGGTTGCCATCGGGATTGGCGTTGGTTACGCGACACACCTGGTTGGAATTTCCTTCGCGCTGGGAGCTTTCGTTGCCGGTATTATTCTCAGCGAGTCTGAGTTCAGCCATCAGGCGCTTACCGACATCATTCCTCTGCGTGACATCTTTGGCCTCATCTTCTTTGTCAGCGTGGGCATGCTCTTTGACCCCGCTTATGTTGCCCAGCACATCTTCCAGATTCTCACCACAGTCATCCTCATCTTCCTTGGCAAAGCAATCATCTTTGGAGTTGTCACGCGGTCTTTTGGATACGGCAACATGGCTCCTTGGATTGTGGGCCTGGGCCTGTGCCAGATTGGTGAATTCTCGTTCGTGCTTGCCCGCAGTGGGCTATCGAGCGGTGCGTTGAGCAAGCCGATCTACGACTTGGCGCTCACTTGCACCATCCTGACGATGGCGCTGTCCCCGATGGTCTCCGGCTTTGCCGTTCCGTTGGCGAAGGCCTGGCTCGATTGGCGGAAGCCGAAGTCTCCGAAGAACATGGCAGTGCCGCAGGAATCGCTCTCCGGTCACGCCATTGTTGCGGGTTTTGGCCGCAGTGGCCGCGCCGCGGCCAAGGTTCTGCGCGATGCCAATATTCATGTCATCGTGGTGGATTCCGATTACGCCTTGCTGCGGAATATCAATACTCCTGGCGTGACCGTGATCTGGGGCGATATCTCCAGCCCTGAGATTCTTCATGCGGCGCAAGTCGATCACGCCAGCATTCTCATCTTTACGATGCCCAACCAGTCTGCGGTCCATTTGGGTGTCGAACGAGCCCACCGCATCAACCCGAACCTTCCGCTGATTGCCCGCGCCTCGCAAGAGATCGAGATCGACGACCTCCTCAAGTCTGGCGCCACTTCGATTGTGCTCCCCGAACGGGAAGGCGGCCTCGAGATGGGCCGCCTGGCGCTCGAGCGTCTGGCTACTTCATTGGACTGA
- a CDS encoding TetR/AcrR family transcriptional regulator, with translation MRNSERTIEAILAATERIVVEKGIRAMTLDEVAAAASVSKGGLLHHFPTKQALINGVSQRIMGGFEDAIASYQKADPAVPGAFTRAFLRANLHYDGESCQVCCALTSESRSFPGPMELFRQKSKQWQEQIENDGIDPIIASIVRYAGEGLGMATMWNMPAPSTYDAMIEYLLMLAGAPQSKPKNKAQKT, from the coding sequence ATGAGAAATTCCGAACGAACAATCGAAGCGATTCTAGCCGCCACCGAACGAATCGTTGTCGAAAAGGGCATTCGGGCAATGACGCTAGACGAAGTGGCGGCTGCCGCTTCTGTGAGCAAGGGGGGGCTCTTACATCACTTCCCCACAAAGCAAGCCTTAATTAATGGTGTATCGCAACGCATCATGGGTGGATTTGAAGATGCCATTGCGAGTTATCAAAAAGCCGACCCCGCGGTTCCTGGAGCATTTACTCGTGCCTTCCTCCGCGCCAACCTCCACTATGACGGCGAAAGTTGCCAAGTCTGTTGTGCACTCACTTCGGAATCTCGCAGCTTCCCCGGCCCGATGGAATTATTCCGGCAAAAGTCCAAGCAATGGCAGGAGCAAATTGAAAATGATGGCATTGATCCCATAATTGCGTCAATCGTCCGCTATGCCGGCGAAGGACTGGGCATGGCAACGATGTGGAATATGCCAGCGCCATCCACCTACGACGCCATGATCGAGTATCTTCTGATGCTCGCCGGGGCCCCGCAAAGTAAGCCCAAAAACAAAGCGCAAAAGACTTAG
- a CDS encoding HpcH/HpaI aldolase family protein, translating into MSTPSGAEFKEQLRNGAPKMGLFLNSASPTVAEQLAHSGYDWLLVDAQHGPMGNEKLSAMLCAIASGGAKSMVRVAGYSDRAGIQQALDLGADGVLVPYINNAEEARQAVSCCLYPTQGTRSVYFPQRSTNKAGLLGYVPNANKNIIVALQVETADCIKNMAEIAAVPGLDVLFLGQNDLCMSMGLFETYEFPKMYFGPEIAAATNTLITEAKKNNVILGLFLFGTSRVGEFLEKGFRFISIGNDLHHVLTQTGEHVKALEGIGAEKGTPWSPRPSALL; encoded by the coding sequence ATGTCTACCCCCTCCGGCGCAGAGTTTAAAGAACAACTTCGCAACGGCGCGCCCAAGATGGGTCTCTTCCTCAACTCTGCTTCGCCCACTGTCGCCGAGCAATTGGCACACTCCGGTTACGACTGGTTGCTGGTGGATGCGCAGCACGGCCCCATGGGCAACGAGAAGCTGAGCGCCATGCTTTGCGCCATTGCCAGTGGTGGCGCCAAATCGATGGTTCGCGTCGCGGGCTATTCGGACCGCGCCGGTATCCAGCAGGCGCTTGACCTGGGCGCCGACGGCGTTCTCGTTCCCTATATCAACAACGCAGAAGAAGCCCGCCAGGCGGTGAGTTGCTGCCTCTATCCGACTCAGGGAACGCGCAGCGTGTACTTTCCGCAGCGCTCCACCAATAAGGCCGGACTGCTTGGCTATGTGCCCAACGCAAACAAGAACATCATTGTCGCTCTCCAGGTGGAAACCGCCGATTGCATCAAGAACATGGCAGAGATCGCCGCTGTTCCTGGTCTCGATGTGCTCTTCCTCGGGCAGAACGATCTCTGCATGTCGATGGGACTCTTTGAAACCTATGAGTTTCCCAAGATGTACTTTGGCCCTGAGATCGCCGCAGCGACCAACACGCTGATCACCGAAGCAAAGAAGAACAACGTGATTCTTGGCCTCTTCCTGTTTGGGACGTCGCGTGTGGGTGAGTTCCTCGAGAAGGGTTTCCGCTTCATCTCGATCGGCAACGATCTCCACCATGTGCTGACGCAAACAGGGGAGCACGTCAAAGCTCTGGAAGGGATTGGCGCAGAGAAGGGAACTCCCTGGTCTCCACGCCCGTCGGCTCTCCTATAA
- a CDS encoding DUF1501 domain-containing protein produces MNHRRNFLKNVGGGIGMMALGDLLARDGYASSVNPLAPKKPHFQGKAKRVIYMFMEGGPSQMDLFDPKPELVKWHGKSLPESFTKNLQLAFIKPTAAVLGSPRIFTPHGQSGMELSDFIPNIAKQADNICLVRSVHTEAFNHHPGQLLMFTGSTQIGRPTMGAWSVYGLGSESENLPGFVVLSSGVGTSGGASNFSSGFLPSTYQGTQFRSGGDPILYLSNPDGVNQKAQRSAIDAIGDLNKEHFDTTGDAEIESRMAAYELAYRMQMAGPELIDFSKESKATLEMYGIGKEPTNQFSTNCLLARRLIERGTRFVMLMHASWDQHTDLNKGLKANCDKTDQGTAALIQDLKQRGLLEDTLIVWGGEFGRTPMQEVRNALDPDNAGRDHHPGAYSMFLAGGGIKAGAVIGKTDDLGFTITEDPVGVHDMQATILHCLGFDHTKLTYRYMGRDFRLTDVSGNVIRKMLA; encoded by the coding sequence ATGAATCACCGTAGAAACTTTCTCAAAAACGTTGGCGGCGGCATCGGGATGATGGCGCTTGGCGACCTGCTCGCACGGGACGGCTATGCATCGAGCGTCAATCCGCTGGCCCCGAAGAAACCGCACTTTCAGGGCAAAGCAAAACGCGTTATCTACATGTTCATGGAGGGCGGCCCGAGCCAGATGGATCTCTTTGATCCCAAGCCGGAGTTGGTCAAATGGCACGGAAAAAGTCTGCCCGAAAGCTTCACTAAGAACTTACAGCTGGCCTTCATCAAGCCCACCGCAGCCGTACTGGGCAGCCCGCGCATCTTCACACCCCACGGACAAAGCGGCATGGAGTTAAGCGACTTCATTCCGAACATCGCAAAACAAGCCGACAACATCTGCCTGGTTCGTAGCGTGCACACGGAAGCCTTCAATCATCATCCTGGACAACTGCTGATGTTCACCGGCTCCACCCAGATCGGCAGACCGACCATGGGAGCTTGGAGTGTCTACGGACTCGGCAGCGAAAGCGAAAATCTCCCGGGCTTCGTCGTATTGAGTAGCGGCGTCGGCACCAGCGGTGGAGCATCGAATTTCTCCAGCGGCTTCTTGCCATCCACCTACCAGGGCACTCAGTTCCGAAGCGGCGGCGATCCGATTCTCTATCTGTCCAACCCGGACGGGGTGAATCAAAAGGCCCAACGATCCGCCATCGATGCAATCGGAGACTTGAATAAGGAACATTTCGATACAACCGGCGATGCAGAGATCGAATCGCGCATGGCCGCCTACGAACTGGCCTACCGGATGCAGATGGCAGGGCCCGAACTGATCGATTTCTCCAAGGAGTCCAAGGCGACGCTTGAGATGTACGGCATCGGCAAGGAACCAACCAATCAATTCTCGACCAACTGCTTGCTGGCCAGAAGACTGATTGAACGCGGCACGCGATTCGTGATGTTGATGCATGCCTCGTGGGACCAGCACACCGATCTGAACAAGGGTCTGAAGGCAAACTGCGACAAGACAGACCAGGGGACCGCGGCATTGATTCAAGACTTGAAGCAGCGCGGCCTGCTCGAAGACACGCTGATCGTCTGGGGTGGAGAGTTTGGACGGACCCCCATGCAGGAAGTGCGCAACGCCTTGGACCCGGACAATGCCGGCCGCGATCATCACCCGGGAGCCTATTCCATGTTCCTCGCCGGAGGTGGCATCAAGGCAGGCGCAGTGATCGGCAAGACCGATGATCTGGGATTCACCATTACAGAAGACCCGGTGGGCGTCCACGACATGCAGGCGACGATTCTGCACTGCCTTGGTTTCGATCACACCAAGCTGACCTATCGCTACATGGGACGCGACTTCCGGCTCACCGACGTGAGCGGGAACGTGATCCGGAAAATGCTCGCTTAA